A portion of the Pomacea canaliculata isolate SZHN2017 linkage group LG13, ASM307304v1, whole genome shotgun sequence genome contains these proteins:
- the LOC112553806 gene encoding uncharacterized protein LOC112553806, translating to MSGCSNSVVTTAYLFFHLPLLCCLRLPSSVWPTRQRGRSLGAGGTSRGGSSLSRDDLRDRLSNLGRVFFKDLHLAMLDNRSCSLDNPDELRRLFPGAFLAENDLMRVVPGRGHWTSTSGDRMYAPSRRLVAQRKHADIQAATFSSTPPDGRCGNCVTEIGYEIAEWVVDFAGMNHTVVNFDNAYQFIPSGRCVNENAPCNGGNSGRCLQMSRAHWSLVWTSGRGLGFVAHEVPSHCECLNVGGHQFSSVREQLVSSRGRLAAHGLSLHGGQVRVVDAPPDFWKAVPSPASGTTTQTTATESTRAPE from the exons ATGTCTGGGTGCAGCAACTCCGTGGTGACGACAGCATACCTGTTCTTTCATCTTCCTCTCCTCTGCTGCCTGCGCCTTCCCAGCAGCGTATGGCCCACCCGTCAAAGAGGACGCTCCCTGGGGGCAGGGGGGACCAGCAGAGGAGGCAGCAGCCTCAGCCGTGACGACCTCCGTGACCGGCTTAGCAATCTTGGCCGTGTCTTCTTCAAAGACCTGCACCTGGCTATGCTGGACAACCGCTCCTGCAGCCTCGACAACCCTGATGAGCTGAGGAGACTGTTTCCGGGGGCCTTTCTGGCGGAGAACGACCTGATGCGTGTGGTGCCTGGGCGAGGACACTGG ACGTCGACCTCAGGGGACCGAATGTACGCGCCCTCGCGCCGCCTGGTGGCACAAAGAAAACATGCGGATATCCAAGCGGCAACGTTTTCGTCCACCCCACCTGACGGTCGCTGTGGAAACTGTGTTAC GGAGATCGGGTACGAGATCGCAGAATGGGTCGTGGATTTCGCAGGGATGAACCACACGGTCGTCAACTTCGACAACGCTTACCAGTTCATTCCGTCCGGCAGATGTGT GAACGAGAACGCTCCCTGCAACGGCGGCAACAGCGGCCGCTGCCTGCAAATGAGTCGTGCTCACTGGTCGCTGGTGTGGACGTCGGGGCGGGGGCTCGGCTTTGTGGCACACGAAGTGCCCTCCCACTGCGAGTGCCTCAACGTCGGCGGCCACCAGTTTTCATCTGTGCGCGAGCAGCTGGTCAGCTCCAGGGGCAGGCTGGCCGCCCACGGCCTCAGTCTCCACGGAGGACAAGTGAGGGTCGTCGACGCTCCGCCCGACTTCTGGAAAGCTGTGCCCTCCCCTGCCTCGGGTACTACCACCCAAACGACTGCCACAGAATCCACAAGAGCCCCTGAGTGA